From a single Oncorhynchus tshawytscha isolate Ot180627B linkage group LG33, Otsh_v2.0, whole genome shotgun sequence genomic region:
- the LOC112230853 gene encoding claudin-4, translating to MLSACLEVLGMGLCLLGSLLVMVACGLPMWKVTAFIDMNIVVAQTLWDGLWMSCVVQSTGQMQCKMHDSMLALSQDLQTARALTVISAVLGVAGLVVTIAGAQCTNCIKTESVKAKVVNAGGVVYIISGLLVLVPLCWMANNIIVDFYNPDVSSSKKREIGAAIYIGWAATALLLLGGTLLCCSCPQGAKSAYPIKYAPTKTISANGDFDKKHYV from the coding sequence ATGCTCTCTGCGTGTCTGGAGGTCCTTGGAATGGGGTTGTGCCTACTGGGCTCGCTCCTGGTCATGGTCGCGTGCGGGCTGCCCATGTGGAAGGTGACGGCGTTCATCGATATGAATATCGTGGTTGCGCAGACCCTCTGGGACGGGCTCTGGATGTCGTGCGTGGTGCAGAGCACGGGTCAGATGCAGTGCAAAATGCACGACTCGATGCTTGCGCTCAGCCAGGACCTGCAGACGGCGCGCGCCCTCACGGTGATATCGGCGGTGCTGGGGGTGGCGGGGCTGGTGGTGACCATCGCTGGAGCACAGTGCACCAACTGCATCAAGACCGAATCGGTGAAAGCCAAAGTGGTGAACGCAGGTGGGGTGGTCTACATCATCAGCGGTCTATTGGTGCTGGTTCCTCTCTGTTGGATGGCCAATAACATCATAGTAGACTTCTACAACCCAGATGTGTCTTCGTCCAAGAAGAGGGAGATAGGAGCAGCCATCTACATTGGCTGGGCGGCCACAGCCCTGCTCCTTCTGGGGGGAACCCTGCTGTGCTGCTCCTGTCCCCAGGGAGCCAAGAGCGCCTACCCCATCAAATATGCCCCCACCAAGACCATCTCGGCCAATGGAGACTTCGACAAGAAACATTATGtgtag